Within Bifidobacterium dentium JCM 1195 = DSM 20436, the genomic segment GCGTCGGCCCGTCATCATCGGCGATAGTGGAATCACCGCGGAAACGCAAGGATGCGGGAAGTCGTACGGCGCTCCTCTCTCTCATACCCCTTTACCTGACCGTATGTGCTTCCGTACCGATTCGGTACTTTCCGCGGCCCACATCCGTTGGCAGAAAGGGCCGATCATGGCACAGCAACAAGGCTTACTCACCATCACCGGATATGTCGGCGCAAATCCGGTGCCATTCAACAGGGAGGGCATGCCTCATGCAAGCTCGTTCCGTCTGGCCAGCACCCGCCACTATTTCGACAATCGTGCGCAGCAATGGCGTGACCTGCCGACCACATGGATTACGGTGAAAGCGTATCGGACGTTGTCGGAAAACATCTGTCAATCATTCAAAAAGGGCGAGCCGGTCATAGTGACCGGTGTGCTTGCCACGGAGACGTGGAATGGCGAAAACGGGGAATTGCGGTCCCGCACGGTGCTTGAAGCCAGCAATGCGGGGCATGATCTCAATTATGGGGTCACCGCATTGCGTCGATTCGCCAAACCCAATGCGGCCAATGCCGAGTCGGCGACGCAGACGCCGGCGGCTCGATCCAATGCCGGAGTGCAGATCGGCGTCGATCCGTACACGAATCCACAGGGTGCGACCGGTACGGCGGTTTCGCAACCGGTGGAGGTATTGCCTCACGATGAACCTGAACTACAATCGGCGGAGGTCGGCGCTGACGCACCGGGCGATTCTTCGGGATGGCCGGCGACTGACGTGCAGCCGGATGAATATGCGAAGGCCGCCGAATCCGTCAAGGAAGAAGGGGAATTCGGCGGCCAGGAGTTTTAGCGGCCTGTTCGTCTACCAGATGCGCACGCGCTGTTCGGGGGCAAGCCACATGCCGTTGTCCGCAGTCACGTCGAAAGCCTTGTAGAACAGGTCCACGTTGCGTGCGATGCCGTTCGTGCGACACTCGGCGGGGGAGTGCGGATCGATCTGCAGATACTGCTCGGCCAGTTCGTCGCGGTTCTTGGTGCGCCAGATGGAGGCATAGCTCAGGAAGAAACGTTGCAAGCCGGTGAAGCCGTCGATTTCAGGCGCTCCGGCCAGAGAGGACTCAATGGCCTCCTCGGAACCGTCCTTTTCGCGGCCGGCAGCGTCATCAAGAGCGAATGCGTAGGCTTTCAGTGCGATGTTCACGCCGCTCAGATCGCCGATATTCTCACCGATGGTCAGTGCGCCGTTGACATGCGGGGCTTGGGACGGGTCATCGGAGTACTTCTCGGCGAGCTGTGTCGGCACGAACTCGTTGTACTGGCCGATGAGTTTGCGCGTCAATGCCTCGAAGTTGGCCTTGTCCTCTTCGGTCCACCAGTCGTTGAGCTTGCCGTCGCCGTCATACTGCGAACCCTGATCGTCGAAGCCATGGCCGATCTCGTGACCGATCACCGCGCCGATGCCGCCGTAATTCGCGGCGTCCTCGGCATCCGGGTTGAAGAACGGCGGCTGCAGAATGGCGGCAGGGAATACGATCACGTTCATGGTTGGCTCGTAGTAGGCGTTCACCGTCTGCGGGTTCATCAGCCATTCGTCCTTATCAACCGCCTTGCCGACCTTGGCCAGTTGGTAGCCCGTCTCATACAGGTTGGCCGCGTGCATGTTCTCGGCGAATCCTGCTTCCTCGCGAACGTCCAGTGCGGTGTAGTCGCGCCAATGGTTCGTGTAGCCGATCTTCGGCACGAACTTGGAAAGCTTCTCCAACGCCTTGGCCTTGGTCTGCTCGCCCAGCCAGGCGGAGTTGGAGATGGAGACGCGGTAGGCGTCGATGAGGTTGGCGACCAGCTGTTCCATGCGCCGCTTGGAGGATTCGGGGAAGTGACGTTTCACATACTCACGGCCGATGTCTTCGCCGCAGACGCTGTTGACGAGCGAAACACCGCGTTTCCAACGGTCGCGCTGCTGCTTCTGGCCGGAAAGCACCTTGCCGTAGAAGTCGAAGTTGGTGTCGTCGAACTCATGCGGCAGTTCCAACGTGGATCCGATGATCACATGGACGCGGGCCCACAGTTTGAGGTCATCCAGATCGGCGGCGGCCCAGAAGGCGTTGAGGCCTTTGACGAAGCTCGGTTCATGCACGATTGTGCGGGAGAAGCATCCTGCGAAATCAATCGGCTGCGTCGCGGCCGCGGTGGTGGTGTTGTACGCCTCCTGCCAGGACTCGATCCAGGCATCCAGGCCATAGTCGGCAAGCATGGTGCTCAGCTCGGCATGACCGGTGGGGTTATAGGTCTTCTGCGAATCACGGGTGGCGACATTGTCCCAGTGGTACGAGGCGATTGTCGCCTCGACTTCAAGGAGGCGTCTGGCTTGGGATTCGGCCTCATCGTCGGCTTCGACGAGTTTGGCGTTGGTGAGCTGCTTGGCCACCATCTTGACGTAGGCTTCGCGGATCGGTGCGTAATGATCCTCGCGATAGTAGGCCTCATCCGGCAATCCGAGACCGGCCTGTTCGATGTGGATGATGTTGGTCTCCGGGGCGCCGGGATTGCCATAGACGGCGATGCCGAATAGGTCCGGTCCGCCAATCGGGTTCATTGCGCCCAATGCGCGCACCAGCCCGGCCTTGTCGGTGGCTTCGTCGATGGCGTTGAGTTGGTCGGCGATGGCGGTGAGTCCGGAGGCATCGATGGCGTTCACGTCGAGGAAGCTCCTGAACAGCGTGCGTGACTTGACGGCCGGACAGTCATCGTCTTCGAGGATGTCGTGAATCTGGTTTTCGGCGTCCTCGGCAAGCTTGTCGAAGGAGCCGTAACGGGAGCGGTCGTCGGGGAGGCGGTACATGTCGATCCACGGGCCGTTGACATAGCGGAACAGATCTTGTGCCGGAGCGGTCACAGCGGAGAACGATGCCGGATCGATGCCGGAAGTCAAAGTGGTACTCATGGCTTCACACTATCCATATTTGGTGACAAAACGTTGTTATGCATGCCGGTGCTCCGGCTTGGCCGAACCCCCGATATCAGCCGACGGCAAAATAGACAGCTTGTCGAATAGTGTTGATGGTTAGAATTAGACAAGCTGTCTAAGATAGTGGCGGAACGTAAAGGAAGGAACGACCATGACCGATCCGAATATGCATGATCCGCAGGAGCAGCCGGAATATGGCGCCTACGACCGGAGCCACTACGACCGGAATCGCGACGAGGCGCAGACGCCGCGCTATTTCAATCCTTATGGAAATCCTTATATGGCCGGCGGCAATCAGGGGCAGGATGGCTCCTGGCAGCCGGTGAGCCCGTTCAAGCTGGTGGAGGAATGGCTGCCGCAGCAGGCGAAGAACGCCATTCGCGGCGTCTACGGCGTACTCGGCGTCGTCGCCCTCATCCTTGGCCTGGCCCTGCTGATCTGGCCCGGTGCCACCTTGAAGGTGGCAGCCATCGCGTTGGGTGCCTATTTCGTGGTCTCCGGCGTGATTCGTATCGTCACCGCGGTCGTGGAACTCGGCCTGCCGGGAGGGTGGCGCGTGCTGGACATCCTCATCGGCGTGCTGCTGACCGTCGGTGGCGTGATCGTACTGAAGAACGCCGCGCTGTCTGGTGCCACGCTCGCCGTGCTCATCACCATGGTGGTCGGTCTCGGCTGGATGATGGAAGGCGTGATGGCGCTCGTCGAATCCTGGCGTATGCCAAGCTCCGGATGGGCCGTGGTCTATGCGCTGTTGTCGATCGTGGCCGGTTTCATCGTGCTGTTCTCCCCGGTGAGTTCCACCGCATGGCTCATCCTCTTCGGCGGCTGCGCCCTGATCGTGCTTGGCGTCGTCGCCATCGTCCGTGCCTTCACCTTCGGCAAGCCCCGTCGCGGGTAACGTCGCCGCTGTAGGGCGTGCGAAGTAGGGTTGGAAGCATGATTGAACTGAAAACTCCAAAAGAGATCGAAGCGATGAAGCCGGCCGGTCGTTTTGTCGGCGGAATCCTGCGCGACCTGAAGGAATTCACCAAAGTCGGCACCAACCTGCTTGAAATCGACGAATTCGTGCATAAGCGCATCGTCGACCGCAAAGGCGCCACGTCCTGCTACGTGGACTATGCCCCGGATTTCGGCACCGGTCCGTTCGCCCACTACATCTGCACTTCCGTGAACGACGCCGTGCTGCATGGCGTGCCG encodes:
- a CDS encoding M13 family metallopeptidase; translated protein: MSTTLTSGIDPASFSAVTAPAQDLFRYVNGPWIDMYRLPDDRSRYGSFDKLAEDAENQIHDILEDDDCPAVKSRTLFRSFLDVNAIDASGLTAIADQLNAIDEATDKAGLVRALGAMNPIGGPDLFGIAVYGNPGAPETNIIHIEQAGLGLPDEAYYREDHYAPIREAYVKMVAKQLTNAKLVEADDEAESQARRLLEVEATIASYHWDNVATRDSQKTYNPTGHAELSTMLADYGLDAWIESWQEAYNTTTAAATQPIDFAGCFSRTIVHEPSFVKGLNAFWAAADLDDLKLWARVHVIIGSTLELPHEFDDTNFDFYGKVLSGQKQQRDRWKRGVSLVNSVCGEDIGREYVKRHFPESSKRRMEQLVANLIDAYRVSISNSAWLGEQTKAKALEKLSKFVPKIGYTNHWRDYTALDVREEAGFAENMHAANLYETGYQLAKVGKAVDKDEWLMNPQTVNAYYEPTMNVIVFPAAILQPPFFNPDAEDAANYGGIGAVIGHEIGHGFDDQGSQYDGDGKLNDWWTEEDKANFEALTRKLIGQYNEFVPTQLAEKYSDDPSQAPHVNGALTIGENIGDLSGVNIALKAYAFALDDAAGREKDGSEEAIESSLAGAPEIDGFTGLQRFFLSYASIWRTKNRDELAEQYLQIDPHSPAECRTNGIARNVDLFYKAFDVTADNGMWLAPEQRVRIW
- a CDS encoding HdeD family acid-resistance protein, with product MTDPNMHDPQEQPEYGAYDRSHYDRNRDEAQTPRYFNPYGNPYMAGGNQGQDGSWQPVSPFKLVEEWLPQQAKNAIRGVYGVLGVVALILGLALLIWPGATLKVAAIALGAYFVVSGVIRIVTAVVELGLPGGWRVLDILIGVLLTVGGVIVLKNAALSGATLAVLITMVVGLGWMMEGVMALVESWRMPSSGWAVVYALLSIVAGFIVLFSPVSSTAWLILFGGCALIVLGVVAIVRAFTFGKPRRG
- a CDS encoding single-stranded DNA-binding protein, which codes for MAQQQGLLTITGYVGANPVPFNREGMPHASSFRLASTRHYFDNRAQQWRDLPTTWITVKAYRTLSENICQSFKKGEPVIVTGVLATETWNGENGELRSRTVLEASNAGHDLNYGVTALRRFAKPNAANAESATQTPAARSNAGVQIGVDPYTNPQGATGTAVSQPVEVLPHDEPELQSAEVGADAPGDSSGWPATDVQPDEYAKAAESVKEEGEFGGQEF